One region of Streptomyces davaonensis JCM 4913 genomic DNA includes:
- a CDS encoding zinc-dependent alcohol dehydrogenase → MSTAVVIEAPGAYRLTEHTPREPGPGEALVRVHAVGICGSDREVYQGNRPEGYVRYPLTPGHEWSGTVAEVGAGVPASLVGRKVVGEGFRNCQVCDRCHAGETTLCGAGYEETGFTQPGAMAGTLTLPARLLHVLPDDCDLTAAALLEPAACIAAAAIKANALPGERVAVVGTGTLGMFAVQFLKAGSPAELLVVGTRRDREALSRQYGATDFRTKDQELPDDFDVVIETAGSADAARVSAALLRRGGRLVLTGIPAPGAQGLDPTELVVRQLEVHTVFGAPPDAWAHTVRVFGAGLLDPLPLVSHELPLEEFPQAIELVGSGDPKVGKVLLRP, encoded by the coding sequence ATGAGTACCGCCGTCGTCATCGAGGCGCCCGGCGCATACCGGCTCACCGAGCACACGCCCCGTGAGCCCGGTCCCGGAGAGGCGCTGGTCCGCGTCCACGCGGTCGGCATCTGCGGCAGCGACCGCGAGGTGTATCAGGGCAACCGGCCCGAGGGGTACGTCCGTTACCCGCTCACGCCGGGTCATGAGTGGTCCGGGACGGTCGCTGAAGTCGGCGCCGGAGTCCCCGCCTCCCTCGTCGGGCGCAAGGTCGTCGGGGAGGGCTTCCGGAACTGCCAGGTCTGCGACCGGTGCCACGCCGGCGAGACCACGCTGTGCGGCGCCGGGTACGAGGAGACCGGGTTCACCCAGCCCGGTGCGATGGCGGGCACGCTGACGCTGCCGGCGCGGCTGCTGCACGTTCTGCCGGACGACTGCGACCTGACCGCCGCCGCCCTCCTGGAGCCCGCCGCCTGTATCGCCGCCGCGGCGATCAAGGCGAACGCGCTGCCGGGCGAGCGGGTCGCGGTGGTCGGCACCGGGACGCTCGGCATGTTCGCCGTGCAGTTCCTGAAGGCGGGCTCGCCGGCCGAGCTGCTCGTGGTGGGCACCCGGCGCGACCGTGAGGCGCTCTCGCGGCAGTACGGCGCCACGGACTTCCGCACCAAGGACCAGGAGCTCCCGGACGACTTCGACGTCGTCATCGAGACCGCCGGGTCCGCCGATGCCGCGCGGGTCTCCGCCGCGCTGCTCAGGCGTGGCGGGCGTCTGGTCCTCACCGGGATCCCGGCGCCGGGCGCGCAGGGCCTGGACCCGACCGAGCTCGTCGTACGGCAGCTGGAGGTGCACACCGTGTTCGGGGCGCCGCCGGATGCCTGGGCGCACACGGTGCGGGTGTTCGGGGCCGGGCTGCTCGATCCGCTGCCGCTGGTCTCGCACGAGTTGCCGCTGGAGGAGTTTCCGCAGGCGATCGAGTTGGTCGGGTCCGGCGATCCGAAGGTGGGCAAGGTCCTGCTCCGCCCCTAG
- a CDS encoding mandelate racemase/muconate lactonizing enzyme family protein, which translates to MRITGISTHVVGTPWRNLTYVQVHTDEGITGVGETRMLGHTDALIGYLREAEANHILGSDPFATEDLVRRMKYGDFGRAGEIVMSGIAVIEMACWDIKGKALGVPVWQLLGGKVTDKVKAYANGWYTTERTPEAYHKAAQGVMERGYKALKIDPFGTGHFELDHQQTLYAVSLIEAVRDAIGPDAELMLEMHGRFSPATAVRLAKELAPFKPAWLEEPVPPENLKALEKVAAKVDMPVATGERIHDRIEFRELFESQAVDIIQPDVGHIGGIWETRKLAATAETHYVLVAPHNVGGSVLTAASLQVGFTSPNFKILEHFNDFADADIKKVVKGAPQVVDGYFHLSDAPGLGVEFDADAAAEFPQQQARFDLWAEGWEQRKPKGSAE; encoded by the coding sequence GTGCGCATCACCGGAATCAGCACACACGTGGTCGGAACGCCCTGGCGCAACCTGACCTACGTGCAGGTGCACACCGACGAGGGGATCACGGGAGTCGGCGAGACCCGGATGCTGGGCCACACCGACGCGCTGATCGGCTATCTGCGGGAGGCCGAGGCCAACCACATTCTCGGTTCCGACCCGTTCGCCACGGAAGACCTCGTACGCCGGATGAAGTACGGCGACTTCGGCCGCGCGGGTGAGATCGTGATGTCCGGTATCGCCGTCATCGAGATGGCCTGCTGGGACATCAAGGGCAAGGCGCTCGGGGTGCCGGTCTGGCAGCTCCTCGGCGGCAAGGTCACCGACAAGGTCAAGGCCTACGCCAACGGCTGGTACACCACGGAGCGGACTCCGGAGGCGTACCACAAGGCCGCCCAGGGCGTGATGGAGCGCGGGTACAAGGCACTCAAGATCGACCCCTTCGGGACCGGGCACTTCGAGCTGGACCACCAGCAGACGCTTTACGCCGTCTCCCTCATCGAGGCCGTGCGCGACGCCATCGGGCCGGACGCCGAGCTGATGCTGGAGATGCACGGCCGCTTCTCCCCCGCCACCGCCGTCCGGCTCGCCAAGGAACTGGCGCCCTTCAAGCCCGCCTGGCTGGAGGAGCCGGTGCCGCCGGAGAACCTCAAGGCGCTGGAGAAGGTCGCCGCCAAGGTCGACATGCCGGTCGCCACCGGTGAGCGGATCCACGACCGGATCGAGTTCCGGGAGCTGTTCGAGAGCCAGGCCGTCGACATCATCCAGCCCGACGTCGGCCACATCGGCGGCATCTGGGAGACGCGGAAGCTGGCCGCCACCGCCGAGACCCACTACGTCCTGGTCGCTCCGCACAACGTCGGTGGCTCGGTCCTCACCGCCGCCTCGCTCCAGGTCGGCTTCACCTCCCCCAACTTCAAGATCCTCGAGCACTTCAACGACTTCGCGGACGCGGACATCAAGAAGGTCGTCAAGGGCGCCCCGCAGGTGGTGGACGGGTACTTCCACCTCTCCGACGCCCCCGGCCTCGGGGTCGAGTTCGACGCCGACGCCGCCGCCGAGTTCCCCCAGCAGCAGGCCCGGTTCGATCTGTGGGCCGAGGGCTGGGAGCAGCGCAAGCCGAAGGGCAGTGCGGAATGA
- a CDS encoding SCO2400 family protein produces the protein MDYCHPCRRHLNGALACPGCGAPVEQLRAYASEEASRTDPYDTYDEPERVPEPVAVGATTEAARPEGRAAARRAARGRRGRVEQAYEPEGGEDGYEDEASEGTGTSRRDRKAAAHRRRRRRTVLIAAGFILAAGGLSLAELGLDAPGSTPNPAAAGDASPDGGAESEAGESAEPTSGTPDTPASASPSTSASPSPSKSEKGKESEKPEDEPTKDAQSATGGAAPVTPEAPEPTEADPKPTPTAEPTKQEPEPEPSETCTRFLWWCS, from the coding sequence ATGGACTACTGCCACCCGTGCCGACGGCACCTGAATGGCGCCCTCGCCTGCCCGGGCTGCGGCGCGCCGGTCGAACAACTCCGCGCATACGCGAGCGAAGAGGCATCGCGTACGGACCCGTACGACACGTACGACGAGCCCGAGCGCGTACCGGAGCCGGTCGCGGTGGGCGCGACCACGGAAGCGGCGAGACCGGAGGGCAGGGCGGCGGCACGCCGGGCGGCCAGGGGTCGTCGAGGGCGCGTGGAGCAGGCGTACGAACCCGAGGGCGGCGAGGACGGGTACGAGGACGAGGCGTCCGAGGGCACCGGCACCAGCCGCCGGGACCGCAAGGCGGCGGCCCACCGCCGTCGCCGTCGCCGCACGGTGCTCATAGCGGCGGGCTTCATACTCGCCGCCGGCGGTCTGAGCCTCGCCGAACTGGGCCTGGACGCTCCCGGCTCCACCCCCAACCCGGCCGCGGCGGGCGATGCCTCGCCGGACGGCGGCGCGGAGTCGGAGGCGGGGGAATCGGCGGAGCCGACCAGCGGCACGCCGGACACCCCGGCATCGGCGTCCCCGAGCACATCGGCATCCCCCTCACCGTCGAAGTCCGAGAAGGGCAAGGAGTCGGAGAAGCCGGAGGACGAGCCGACGAAGGACGCGCAGTCGGCGACGGGCGGCGCGGCGCCGGTGACTCCGGAGGCTCCGGAGCCGACCGAGGCGGACCCGAAGCCGACTCCGACGGCAGAGCCGACGAAGCAGGAGCCGGAGCCGGAACCGTCGGAAACGTGCACTCGTTTCCTCTGGTGGTGCAGCTAG
- a CDS encoding MarR family winged helix-turn-helix transcriptional regulator, whose protein sequence is MADELTLEVVDLIGSVVARYHEEYEDAAAEHALTGAQARLLGLLTLEPLPMRKLAQRLKCEPSNVTGIVDRLESRGLVERRADPADRRVKVAAATNSGREVARSLRESLGFAREPLSGLSEDERVALRDLLRRMLES, encoded by the coding sequence ATGGCTGATGAACTGACCTTGGAGGTCGTCGACCTGATCGGGTCGGTCGTGGCGAGGTACCACGAGGAGTACGAGGACGCTGCCGCTGAGCATGCGTTGACCGGAGCGCAGGCCCGGTTGTTGGGGTTGCTGACTTTGGAGCCTCTGCCCATGCGGAAGCTGGCTCAGCGGTTGAAGTGTGAGCCGTCCAATGTGACCGGGATTGTTGATCGGCTGGAGTCGCGGGGGCTCGTGGAGCGGCGGGCTGATCCTGCGGATCGGCGCGTGAAGGTTGCGGCCGCGACGAATTCAGGGCGGGAGGTGGCTCGTAGTCTGCGTGAGTCGTTGGGGTTCGCTCGGGAACCGCTCTCCGGATTGTCCGAGGATGAGCGGGTGGCTCTGCGGGATCTGCTGCGGCGGATGCTCGAGTCTTGA
- a CDS encoding NADP-dependent oxidoreductase → MSETPALPAVSREWHLLSRPVGWPKPEDFALVEAEIRQPGPDEVLVRNMYLSVDPYMRGRMSAAKSYVAPFELGKVMQGGAVGEVIASGIEGIAPGDHVLHFGGWREYATVGAAQTVKVDANAAPLSTYLGVLGMTGLTAYAGLLRTASFKEGDSVFVSGAAGAVGSQVGQIAKLKGASRVIGSAGSDEKVKLLVEEYGFDAAFNYKNGSVSEQLREAAPDGVDVYFDNVGGDHLEAAIGLLNQGGRIAVCGMISVYNSTEPVPGPRNLARLIQTRGRIEGLLVGDHYDLQPQFVQEVGPWVGSGALKYRETVVEGIENNLEAFLGVLRGDNTGKMIVKL, encoded by the coding sequence ATGTCCGAGACCCCCGCGCTCCCCGCCGTCAGCCGTGAGTGGCACCTGCTCAGCCGCCCGGTGGGCTGGCCGAAGCCCGAGGACTTCGCGCTCGTCGAGGCGGAGATCCGGCAGCCCGGCCCGGACGAGGTGCTGGTCCGGAACATGTACCTCTCGGTCGACCCGTACATGCGCGGCCGGATGAGTGCCGCCAAGTCCTACGTCGCCCCCTTCGAGCTCGGCAAGGTCATGCAGGGTGGCGCGGTCGGCGAGGTCATCGCATCCGGCATCGAAGGCATAGCCCCCGGCGACCACGTGCTGCACTTCGGCGGCTGGCGCGAGTACGCCACCGTCGGCGCGGCCCAGACCGTGAAGGTCGACGCGAACGCGGCGCCCCTGTCGACGTACCTCGGCGTCCTCGGCATGACCGGCCTCACCGCCTACGCGGGCCTGCTGCGCACCGCGTCCTTCAAGGAGGGCGACTCCGTCTTCGTCTCCGGCGCCGCGGGTGCCGTGGGCAGCCAGGTCGGCCAGATCGCCAAGCTCAAGGGCGCCTCGCGGGTCATCGGCTCGGCCGGGTCCGACGAGAAGGTCAAGCTGCTCGTGGAGGAGTACGGCTTCGACGCGGCCTTCAACTACAAGAACGGCAGCGTCAGTGAGCAGCTGCGGGAGGCCGCCCCGGACGGCGTCGACGTCTACTTCGACAACGTCGGCGGTGACCACCTGGAGGCCGCGATCGGGCTGCTCAACCAGGGCGGCCGGATCGCCGTCTGCGGAATGATCTCGGTCTACAACAGCACCGAGCCCGTGCCCGGCCCGCGCAACCTCGCCCGGCTGATCCAGACCCGAGGCCGGATCGAGGGCCTCCTGGTGGGCGACCACTACGACCTCCAGCCGCAGTTCGTCCAGGAGGTCGGCCCCTGGGTCGGCTCGGGCGCGCTGAAGTACCGCGAGACGGTCGTCGAGGGCATCGAGAACAACCTGGAGGCGTTCCTCGGGGTGCTGCGCGGCGACAACACCGGGAAGATGATCGTCAAGCTGTAG
- a CDS encoding organic hydroperoxide resistance protein — protein MSIQQTDVLYTAVATAENGRDGRVATDDGRLDVVVNPPKEMGGSGTGTNPEQLFAAGYSACFQGALGVVARQEKADITGSTVTAKVGIGKNAEGFGLIVEISASIPNVDAETAQSLLKKAHEVCPYSKATRGNITVTLI, from the coding sequence ATGTCCATCCAGCAGACGGACGTCCTGTACACCGCCGTCGCCACCGCCGAGAACGGTCGTGACGGCCGGGTCGCCACCGACGACGGGCGACTCGACGTCGTGGTGAACCCGCCCAAGGAGATGGGCGGCAGCGGCACCGGCACCAACCCGGAGCAACTGTTCGCCGCCGGTTACAGCGCCTGCTTCCAGGGCGCACTCGGCGTGGTCGCCCGCCAGGAGAAGGCCGACATCACGGGCTCGACGGTCACCGCGAAGGTCGGCATCGGCAAGAACGCCGAGGGCTTCGGCCTGATCGTGGAGATCTCGGCGAGCATCCCGAACGTGGACGCGGAGACGGCCCAGAGCCTCCTGAAGAAGGCCCACGAGGTGTGCCCGTACTCGAAGGCGACGCGGGGCAACATCACCGTGACGCTGATCTGA
- a CDS encoding EstA family serine hydrolase, which yields MTLEIHGTVADGFEAVRAEFAAFVAEERPDYEGQLCAYVHGRRVVDLWTGDGADGESLYGVFSSTKGAAHLVAALLVQDGTLELDRKVTYYWPEFGAEGKGALTLRDLLAHRAGLVGLDAGFTADELADDRVIAERLADQRPFWRPGTAFGYHALVIGALSGEVVRRATGRTLREIYEDRVRAPYGLDFFLGLPEAQEPRFRSVQPMAPTPKQQAVLDAALTGPHTLSSIAFNTHVPEPGELVDHANSRTVRAKGPASAGGVAAARGLAGMYAAAISEVDGRPPLLKPDTVAEVGQIHSIGYDLVARTHKAFGVGFQATAEVWYPFLGAGAFGHSGAGGSQGFADPRSGLAYGYTRRRCAFPGGAAPENVRLVRAVHQAALASA from the coding sequence ATGACGCTGGAGATCCACGGCACCGTCGCGGACGGATTCGAGGCGGTGCGTGCGGAGTTCGCCGCGTTCGTCGCGGAGGAACGACCCGACTACGAGGGTCAGTTGTGCGCCTACGTACACGGCCGCAGGGTCGTCGACCTGTGGACCGGGGACGGCGCCGACGGGGAGTCGCTGTACGGCGTGTTCTCCTCGACCAAGGGGGCCGCCCATCTGGTGGCCGCTCTCCTCGTGCAGGACGGCACGCTCGAACTGGACCGCAAGGTCACCTACTACTGGCCGGAGTTCGGCGCCGAGGGCAAGGGGGCGCTGACCCTGCGCGATCTGCTCGCGCACCGTGCCGGCCTGGTGGGCCTGGACGCCGGGTTCACCGCGGACGAACTGGCCGACGACCGGGTGATCGCCGAACGGCTGGCCGACCAGCGGCCGTTCTGGCGCCCCGGCACCGCTTTCGGCTATCACGCCCTGGTCATCGGGGCGCTGAGCGGCGAGGTCGTGCGCAGGGCGACGGGCCGTACGCTCCGGGAGATCTACGAGGACCGGGTCCGCGCGCCCTACGGGCTGGACTTCTTCCTGGGCCTGCCCGAGGCCCAGGAGCCCCGCTTCCGCTCGGTCCAGCCGATGGCGCCGACGCCGAAGCAGCAGGCGGTGCTCGACGCGGCGCTGACCGGTCCGCACACGCTCTCCTCGATCGCCTTCAACACCCATGTGCCGGAGCCGGGTGAGCTGGTGGACCACGCCAACTCCCGTACCGTGCGCGCCAAGGGACCGGCCTCGGCGGGCGGGGTGGCCGCTGCTCGCGGACTCGCCGGAATGTACGCGGCGGCGATCAGCGAGGTGGACGGGCGGCCTCCGCTGCTGAAGCCGGACACGGTTGCCGAGGTGGGTCAGATCCACTCCATCGGCTACGACCTGGTCGCCCGCACCCACAAGGCCTTCGGCGTGGGCTTCCAGGCCACTGCGGAAGTCTGGTACCCGTTCCTCGGCGCGGGTGCCTTCGGCCACAGCGGCGCAGGCGGCTCCCAGGGCTTCGCCGACCCCCGCAGCGGCCTGGCCTACGGCTACACGAGGCGCCGGTGCGCATTCCCTGGCGGGGCGGCACCGGAGAACGTGCGGCTGGTCAGGGCGGTACATCAGGCCGCGCTGGCGAGCGCGTAA
- a CDS encoding serine/threonine-protein kinase — MATIPPLPSRDDVLRMARNTTDMTGQLLDTAGNITRIALNTFDPRDGSGAEMLRVLRRTTAELAEASASPQAQEAFHRIVDTLTRLGTTGAPLAVHPVSEPAQALLAALGDSLLPVLDAVEPAVEEFAAALGELVEAASPLLPAGAGLAAGVLLALTPVLRSAAEVLRDGTPELRRIADALTSAVAPLIPLQVSLAERAATAGAGVVRAALPPLADLTEAAAATGKAARPVLVAGEELLVSGLEQLQPLLLSGAGWAGRVVRAAAVRVSAAVSPSAEPGVVVAVAAG; from the coding sequence ATGGCGACGATCCCGCCGCTGCCCAGCAGGGACGACGTACTGCGCATGGCACGCAACACCACCGACATGACCGGCCAACTGCTGGACACGGCCGGGAACATCACCAGGATCGCCCTCAACACCTTCGACCCCAGGGACGGCTCGGGCGCGGAGATGCTGCGCGTACTGCGCCGGACCACCGCCGAACTCGCCGAGGCCAGCGCCTCGCCGCAGGCCCAGGAGGCCTTCCACCGCATCGTCGACACCCTCACCCGCCTCGGCACGACCGGTGCGCCGCTCGCCGTCCACCCGGTGAGCGAGCCCGCCCAGGCGCTCCTCGCCGCCCTCGGCGACAGCCTGCTGCCGGTGCTGGACGCGGTGGAGCCCGCGGTCGAGGAGTTCGCGGCCGCCCTGGGGGAACTGGTGGAGGCCGCCTCGCCGCTGCTCCCGGCGGGCGCGGGGCTGGCCGCGGGCGTGCTGCTGGCGCTGACCCCGGTGCTGCGCTCGGCGGCCGAGGTGCTGCGCGACGGCACCCCCGAACTGCGCCGTATCGCCGACGCGTTGACCTCCGCCGTGGCCCCGCTGATCCCGCTCCAGGTGTCCCTCGCCGAGCGCGCGGCCACCGCGGGCGCGGGCGTCGTACGCGCCGCCCTGCCGCCACTGGCCGACCTCACGGAAGCGGCGGCGGCCACCGGCAAGGCGGCCCGGCCGGTCCTCGTCGCCGGGGAGGAGCTGCTGGTGTCGGGCCTGGAACAGCTCCAGCCGCTGCTGCTGTCCGGCGCGGGATGGGCGGGGCGGGTGGTCCGGGCGGCGGCGGTGCGGGTCTCGGCGGCGGTGTCTCCCTCGGCGGAGCCAGGGGTGGTCGTCGCGGTGGCAGCGGGGTGA
- a CDS encoding EI24 domain-containing protein, whose translation MRDLGVGFRYLLKGQRWVARHGKQYGFGLIPGLITLVLYVAALVGLVAWGGDLVSWSTPFADDWSSPWLGLFRGFLTVLLFALALLLTTVTFTAVTLLIGQPFYENLSEKVDRDVSPDGTAPESGLPLWRELWISARDSLRIVLRAACWGVLLFALGFVPVVGQTVVPVIGFMVTGFFLTEELTAVAMQRRGVEVRDRLRLLRSRRTLVWGFGTPLGVAFVVPFVAIFLMPGAVAGATLMARDLLGEEIREDENGDAESADVSA comes from the coding sequence ATGCGCGATCTTGGGGTGGGTTTCCGCTATCTCCTGAAGGGGCAGCGGTGGGTGGCCCGGCACGGCAAGCAGTACGGGTTCGGACTGATCCCCGGGCTGATCACTCTCGTCCTCTACGTGGCGGCGCTCGTCGGCCTCGTGGCGTGGGGCGGCGATCTGGTGTCCTGGTCCACGCCGTTCGCCGACGACTGGTCGAGCCCTTGGCTCGGTCTCTTCCGCGGCTTCCTGACCGTTCTGCTCTTCGCCCTCGCCCTCCTCCTCACCACCGTCACCTTCACCGCCGTCACGCTGCTGATCGGCCAGCCCTTCTACGAGAACCTCTCCGAGAAGGTCGACCGGGACGTCTCCCCGGACGGCACCGCCCCCGAGTCGGGGCTGCCGCTCTGGCGCGAGCTGTGGATCTCGGCCCGCGACAGCCTCCGCATCGTCCTGCGCGCCGCCTGCTGGGGCGTGCTGCTCTTCGCGCTGGGCTTCGTCCCGGTCGTCGGGCAGACCGTCGTTCCGGTGATCGGCTTCATGGTCACCGGGTTCTTCCTCACCGAGGAGCTGACCGCCGTCGCCATGCAGCGCCGGGGCGTCGAAGTCCGCGACCGGCTGCGCCTCCTGCGCTCCCGCCGGACCCTGGTGTGGGGCTTCGGCACGCCCCTCGGCGTGGCCTTCGTGGTGCCGTTCGTGGCGATCTTCCTGATGCCGGGCGCGGTGGCGGGCGCCACCCTCATGGCCCGTGACCTCCTCGGTGAGGAGATCCGGGAGGACGAGAACGGCGACGCCGAGAGCGCGGACGTCAGCGCGTGA
- a CDS encoding LysR family transcriptional regulator, producing the protein MAAMPNTHPSDPDLSTVWLRAFLEVARHGSFTVAARTLGWTQSAVSRQISSLEGALGGAPLFDRLPRGVRLTEAGRILVPYAESVAEALRGAGRELAELREAAGGRLRFGAFATADAALVPQALATFRARHPRVRVSREEGFTPTLLDRLTAGHLDLAVVSTTGGAPLEAYELHHLLDESLYVAVPADHELAGADSVRLAQLADADWISGSPRPEGTLLDAALRQGFRPRVAHVVGEWTAKQGYVAAGLGVTLVPALAAASVRPDIALLPVLDEEAPARAVYAATARGRSLTPAGEAFLAALREAAQGVPAPVSGEAD; encoded by the coding sequence ATGGCAGCCATGCCGAATACGCATCCCAGCGATCCCGACCTCTCCACCGTCTGGCTCCGCGCCTTCCTGGAGGTCGCCCGGCACGGCTCCTTCACCGTCGCCGCCCGCACCCTCGGCTGGACCCAGTCCGCGGTGTCCCGCCAGATCTCCTCGCTGGAGGGCGCCCTCGGCGGCGCCCCGCTCTTCGACCGGCTGCCCAGGGGCGTACGGCTGACCGAGGCCGGACGGATCCTCGTGCCGTACGCCGAGTCCGTGGCCGAGGCGCTGCGCGGGGCCGGGCGGGAGCTGGCGGAGCTGCGCGAGGCGGCCGGGGGACGGCTGCGGTTCGGCGCCTTCGCCACCGCCGACGCAGCGCTGGTGCCGCAGGCGCTGGCCACCTTCCGAGCCCGCCACCCACGCGTCCGCGTCTCCCGCGAGGAGGGCTTCACCCCCACCCTGCTGGACCGGCTCACCGCGGGCCACCTCGATCTGGCGGTGGTCTCCACGACCGGCGGCGCCCCGCTGGAGGCGTACGAACTCCACCACCTCCTCGACGAGTCGCTGTACGTGGCGGTCCCGGCGGACCACGAGCTGGCGGGAGCGGACTCGGTGCGGCTCGCCCAACTCGCCGACGCCGACTGGATCTCCGGCAGCCCGCGCCCCGAGGGCACCTTGCTGGACGCCGCCCTGCGCCAGGGGTTCCGGCCCCGCGTGGCGCATGTCGTCGGCGAGTGGACCGCCAAGCAGGGGTACGTCGCCGCCGGCCTCGGGGTGACCCTGGTCCCGGCGCTGGCCGCGGCGTCCGTGCGCCCGGACATCGCGCTCCTTCCGGTACTGGACGAGGAGGCGCCCGCGCGGGCGGTGTACGCGGCGACGGCACGCGGACGCTCGCTCACTCCGGCAGGCGAGGCGTTCCTGGCGGCGCTGCGGGAGGCGGCACAGGGGGTTCCGGCACCCGTAAGCGGGGAAGCGGACTGA
- a CDS encoding NAD(P)-dependent oxidoreductase — protein sequence MQKIAFLGLGHMGAPMALRLLAAGHPLAVWNRTAAKAAPLAAEGAAVVGTPADAVRDADVVITMLSGPDALAEVADAAVPALPHGIHWIDMSTVGPEAVRDLAARLGGTAHLVDAPVMGSTDKAAAGELGILAGGEVSGVEKVLAHLGTVTRTGPLGSGAALKLVVNSAVLGAVALVAESLRLADALGLDDTVARGALASGPIGGAVARAFAEGVHFGTGLAAKDLALATATAQLPALEAVLTHFRTADVPDADISAAVTRIRTRSTV from the coding sequence ATGCAGAAGATCGCCTTTCTGGGTCTTGGGCACATGGGTGCCCCGATGGCCCTTCGACTCCTCGCCGCCGGGCATCCGTTGGCCGTCTGGAACCGCACGGCGGCGAAGGCCGCGCCGCTCGCCGCCGAGGGCGCGGCGGTCGTCGGCACACCGGCCGACGCGGTGCGGGACGCCGACGTCGTGATCACGATGCTCTCCGGTCCGGACGCCCTCGCCGAGGTCGCCGACGCGGCCGTGCCCGCCCTGCCGCACGGCATCCACTGGATCGACATGTCGACCGTCGGCCCGGAGGCGGTACGGGACCTCGCCGCCCGGCTCGGCGGCACCGCGCACCTCGTCGACGCGCCCGTCATGGGCAGCACCGACAAGGCGGCCGCCGGTGAACTGGGGATCCTCGCCGGCGGTGAGGTGAGCGGCGTCGAGAAGGTCCTCGCCCACCTGGGCACCGTCACCCGCACCGGGCCGCTCGGCAGCGGCGCCGCGCTCAAGCTCGTCGTGAACTCCGCCGTCCTCGGCGCGGTCGCGCTGGTCGCCGAGTCCCTGCGGCTCGCCGACGCGCTCGGCCTCGACGACACCGTCGCCCGCGGCGCCCTCGCGTCCGGCCCGATCGGCGGCGCGGTCGCCCGTGCGTTTGCCGAGGGCGTGCACTTCGGCACGGGACTCGCGGCGAAGGACCTCGCCCTGGCCACCGCGACAGCCCAACTGCCCGCGCTGGAAGCCGTACTGACCCACTTCCGCACCGCAGACGTCCCCGACGCGGACATCTCCGCAGCCGTCACCCGCATCCGTACCAGGAGCACCGTATGA
- a CDS encoding RidA family protein, with amino-acid sequence MKITLDNPATAPQPYSPAYSQVARVEHADGGVLLFVSGQIAEGETLEEQSRGIFTILEALLAAHGATLADIINIRTYLTDISQLDVYGAVRRELITGTPPTSMTFEVPKLFRPEAMIEIEVVAAVAVARSRAGQD; translated from the coding sequence ATGAAGATCACCCTCGACAACCCCGCCACCGCCCCCCAGCCCTACAGCCCCGCCTACTCCCAGGTCGCCAGGGTCGAACACGCCGACGGCGGCGTGCTGTTGTTCGTGTCCGGCCAGATCGCGGAGGGGGAGACGCTGGAGGAGCAGAGCCGAGGGATCTTCACGATCCTCGAAGCCCTCCTCGCCGCGCACGGCGCGACCCTCGCCGACATCATCAACATCCGCACCTACCTGACGGACATCTCCCAGCTCGACGTATACGGGGCCGTACGCCGCGAGTTGATCACCGGCACCCCACCCACCAGCATGACCTTCGAGGTCCCGAAGCTGTTCCGCCCCGAGGCGATGATCGAGATCGAGGTCGTCGCGGCGGTCGCAGTGGCTCGCAGTCGGGCGGGGCAGGATTGA